The following coding sequences are from one Paenibacillus stellifer window:
- a CDS encoding DUF1146 family protein, with the protein MDNLVNADLTGSIGISGLLSLAVSLICVAISWWALQNFKLELFIRYPKSPQGRLLHLLLAIVLGHFVAGFLLDYLGYSAQIRHMF; encoded by the coding sequence ATGGATAATCTCGTAAATGCAGATTTAACCGGCTCGATCGGAATCAGCGGTCTGCTGTCACTGGCCGTTTCGCTGATATGTGTTGCGATATCATGGTGGGCTCTGCAGAACTTTAAGCTGGAGTTATTCATAAGATATCCCAAGAGTCCGCAAGGACGGCTGCTGCATCTGCTGCTAGCTATTGTGCTGGGGCATTTTGTAGCGGGCTTTCTGCTGGATTATCTGGGATACAGCGCCCAAATCCGCCATATGTTTTGA
- the atpD gene encoding F0F1 ATP synthase subunit beta encodes MNVGRVVSIMGPVVDIEFQRGQLPEIFNAVKIGASAEHGRDKELTLEVSNHLGDNLVRCIAMSSTDGLVRGVDAIDQGAPISVPVGDITLGRVFNVLGDAIDNGEPIVEAQKNPIHRTAPTFDELSTQAEILETGIKVIDLLAPYAKGGKIGLFGGAGVGKTVTIQELINNIAQEHGGISVFAGVGERTREGNDLYGEMTESGVIKKTAMVFGQMNEPPGARLRVALTGLTMAEYFRDVEGRDTLLFIDNIFRFTQAGSEVSALLGRMPSAVGYQPTLATEMGQLQERITSTKKGSVTSIQAIYVPADDYTDPAPATAFAHLDATTNLERKISEKGIFPAVDPLASSSRILAPEIVGEEHYNVAQGVKQLLQRYTELQDIIAILGMDELSEEDKLIVARARKVERFLSQPFHVAEQFTGFKGAYVPIKETVRSFKEILEGKHDDLPEAAFLFVGTIEQAVEKAKTL; translated from the coding sequence GTAAGCATTATGGGTCCGGTTGTCGACATTGAGTTTCAGCGCGGACAGCTGCCTGAAATTTTCAATGCAGTCAAAATCGGAGCCAGCGCAGAGCATGGACGCGATAAAGAGCTGACCCTGGAAGTGTCCAATCATCTGGGCGATAATCTGGTTCGCTGTATCGCCATGTCCTCCACGGACGGACTGGTCCGCGGTGTGGATGCGATAGATCAAGGAGCTCCGATTTCCGTTCCCGTTGGCGATATTACACTCGGCCGGGTATTTAACGTACTGGGCGATGCGATTGATAACGGTGAACCAATCGTTGAAGCGCAGAAGAATCCAATCCACCGCACAGCTCCGACCTTTGACGAGCTGTCGACGCAAGCTGAAATCCTGGAGACCGGCATCAAGGTTATCGACCTGCTCGCACCTTACGCCAAGGGCGGTAAGATCGGCCTGTTCGGCGGTGCCGGCGTAGGCAAGACCGTAACGATCCAGGAATTGATCAACAATATCGCCCAGGAACATGGCGGTATTTCCGTATTCGCGGGTGTTGGCGAACGTACCCGTGAAGGGAATGACCTTTACGGTGAAATGACCGAATCCGGCGTTATCAAGAAGACGGCGATGGTGTTCGGACAGATGAACGAACCGCCAGGTGCGCGTCTGCGCGTAGCGCTGACGGGTCTGACCATGGCGGAATACTTCCGCGATGTGGAAGGCCGCGATACGCTGCTCTTCATCGACAACATCTTCCGCTTCACGCAAGCGGGCTCCGAAGTATCCGCTCTGCTCGGCCGCATGCCGTCCGCGGTAGGTTACCAGCCTACGCTGGCAACGGAAATGGGTCAGCTGCAAGAACGGATCACTTCCACCAAGAAAGGCTCGGTAACTTCGATCCAGGCGATTTACGTGCCGGCGGATGACTATACCGACCCGGCTCCGGCGACGGCGTTCGCTCACTTGGATGCGACGACCAACCTGGAACGTAAAATCTCTGAAAAAGGCATTTTCCCGGCCGTTGACCCGCTGGCATCCAGCTCGCGTATTCTGGCGCCGGAAATTGTCGGAGAAGAGCACTACAATGTAGCTCAGGGCGTGAAGCAGCTGCTTCAGCGCTACACCGAGCTTCAGGATATTATCGCCATCCTCGGTATGGATGAGCTGAGCGAGGAAGATAAGCTGATCGTGGCCCGTGCCCGCAAAGTGGAACGCTTCCTGTCGCAGCCTTTCCACGTTGCCGAACAGTTTACTGGCTTCAAGGGCGCTTACGTGCCGATCAAGGAAACAGTTCGCAGCTTCAAAGAAATTCTAGAAGGCAAGCACGACGATCTTCCGGAAGCCGCGTTCCTGTTCGTAGGTACAATCGAGCAAGCGGTGGAGAAGGCCAAAACGCTGTAA
- the murA gene encoding UDP-N-acetylglucosamine 1-carboxyvinyltransferase has protein sequence MSKFIVRGGNRLTGSVKVSGAKNSVLPIIAASLLAEEGESVIVDAPPLDDVMTISKVLESLGAGVTYHDDIIQVDARTISTCEAPYEWVRKMRASFLVMGPLLSRMGRTRISLPGGCAIGTRPIDQHLKGFEALGAEINLGQGYIEAKSNGRLRGAKIYLDVASVGATENIMMAASLAEGVTTIENAAKEPEIVDLANYLNSMGAVVRGAGTGVIRIEGVERLHGVKHHVIPDRIEAGTYMAAAAITGGDVFVEGAIADHLGPVIAKMEEMGVTIIPSDNGIRVISDKPLKAVDVKTLPYPGFPTDMQSQMMALLLRSEGTSVVTETVFENRFMHVEEFQHMNAEIKVEGRTAIVTGNARLVGAKVCATDLRAGAALILAGLVADGTTEVSGTHHIDRGYVHLAEKLSGLGADIWRVSLEDSLPEAAKEETAKAEPSRAASLKEEAPGRFQIQPSWV, from the coding sequence ATGAGCAAATTTATCGTCCGCGGTGGCAACCGATTGACCGGGAGCGTTAAAGTAAGCGGCGCTAAAAATTCCGTACTACCGATCATAGCCGCCTCTCTGTTGGCAGAAGAAGGAGAAAGCGTCATTGTCGACGCACCTCCGCTGGATGATGTAATGACGATCAGCAAAGTACTGGAATCTCTGGGGGCGGGAGTTACATATCATGACGATATTATCCAGGTAGATGCCCGAACGATCTCTACCTGCGAGGCGCCATACGAGTGGGTGCGCAAGATGCGTGCTTCTTTTCTTGTCATGGGACCTCTTCTGTCCCGTATGGGCCGTACGAGAATTTCTCTGCCCGGCGGCTGCGCGATCGGTACGCGTCCAATCGACCAGCATTTGAAGGGCTTTGAAGCGCTCGGAGCCGAGATAAATTTGGGTCAGGGCTACATTGAAGCCAAGAGCAACGGGCGTCTGCGCGGAGCGAAGATCTACCTGGACGTCGCCAGCGTGGGCGCAACGGAGAATATTATGATGGCCGCTTCTCTGGCAGAAGGCGTAACGACAATCGAGAATGCCGCCAAAGAGCCTGAGATCGTGGATCTGGCCAATTACCTGAATAGCATGGGAGCTGTTGTACGCGGTGCCGGAACGGGAGTGATCCGGATTGAAGGCGTAGAGCGTCTGCATGGAGTTAAGCATCATGTGATTCCGGACCGGATCGAAGCCGGGACCTATATGGCGGCAGCCGCCATTACAGGCGGCGATGTGTTCGTTGAGGGCGCAATCGCCGATCATCTCGGACCTGTCATTGCCAAAATGGAGGAAATGGGCGTCACCATTATCCCGAGCGATAACGGCATCCGCGTCATCAGCGACAAGCCGCTGAAGGCTGTAGATGTGAAGACTCTGCCATACCCGGGCTTTCCGACAGATATGCAGTCGCAGATGATGGCGCTTCTGCTCCGCTCGGAGGGAACGAGCGTCGTTACGGAGACGGTCTTTGAGAACCGTTTCATGCATGTCGAAGAGTTCCAGCATATGAATGCCGAGATCAAAGTCGAGGGCCGCACGGCAATTGTCACCGGAAACGCCCGTCTCGTCGGAGCCAAGGTGTGCGCAACAGATCTGCGCGCCGGTGCCGCCCTGATTCTTGCCGGTCTCGTGGCCGATGGTACGACGGAGGTAAGCGGAACCCATCATATCGACCGGGGTTATGTCCATCTGGCGGAGAAGCTGTCGGGTCTTGGCGCTGACATCTGGCGCGTATCGCTGGAAGACAGCCTTCCGGAAGCCGCAAAGGAAGAGACGGCCAAAGCCGAGCCTTCCCGGGCCGCATCGCTGAAGGAAGAAGCGCCGGGACGTTTCCAGATACAGCCGAGCTGGGTGTAA
- a CDS encoding F0F1 ATP synthase subunit epsilon, whose translation MNTFMLEIVTPDHLVYAKQVYSLTVRGAEGDLGILPGHVPLVTPLQVAPMTIKSDAGVTTVAVHGGFIEVHKDKVTVLAESAELPSDIDLERAEAAKERAQRRLQVRGKQDEIDHRRAELALQRAVTRIKVSTSKGQQ comes from the coding sequence GTGAACACTTTTATGTTGGAAATTGTCACGCCGGATCACCTCGTATACGCCAAGCAGGTATACAGCTTGACCGTACGGGGAGCAGAAGGCGATCTGGGCATTCTGCCCGGGCATGTTCCGCTTGTGACTCCGCTTCAGGTAGCGCCGATGACCATCAAATCGGATGCCGGCGTGACCACGGTCGCCGTTCACGGCGGGTTCATTGAAGTGCATAAGGATAAAGTGACCGTACTGGCGGAAAGCGCCGAGCTTCCCAGCGATATCGATCTCGAGCGCGCCGAGGCTGCCAAGGAGCGCGCCCAGCGCCGCCTGCAGGTTCGAGGCAAGCAGGACGAAATTGATCACCGCCGGGCTGAACTTGCGCTGCAGCGCGCGGTTACACGGATTAAGGTGTCCACCAGTAAAGGACAGCAATAA
- the spoIID gene encoding stage II sporulation protein D, with the protein MKDFRSWSLRAARKLRRRRLRLGRRRQGTRRRSRLAAAAWLAAPLLAGLLLPLAVVHLHHGTAPAGPGGPKPAASAAAGPSAALEAAQPMVSVYLSATGQIERLPLEDYVTGVVAAEMPSSFELEALKAQAVAARTFIVRRLLAGDHSGVPEGAADVMDTVAHQAYLSSAELERRFTKAGRPGDLAKLRRATVETRGVVMTYQGAPITASFFSSSGGYTENSEDYWKNAVPYLRSVASPWDREVNPQLAATATFSPAELREKLGVNGQLQGASEAAMVEQGAGLRPVPLAAGQGDSGMPVIMVLSVTAGHRVKEISIDGKIFTGREIREKLGLRSSQFTWTIKNGNIAITTYGSGHGVGMSQWGADGMAKEGATATRILKHYYSGISFAQVSTLLKK; encoded by the coding sequence ATGAAAGATTTCCGGTCCTGGTCCCTTCGGGCCGCCCGGAAGCTCCGGCGGCGCAGGCTTCGCCTCGGCCGGCGCCGCCAGGGCACGCGGCGCCGAAGCCGGCTTGCGGCCGCCGCCTGGCTGGCCGCGCCGCTGCTTGCCGGGCTGCTGCTGCCGCTCGCCGTGGTGCATTTGCACCACGGCACGGCGCCCGCAGGGCCCGGCGGCCCGAAGCCCGCCGCCTCGGCCGCGGCGGGACCTTCAGCTGCGCTTGAGGCCGCGCAGCCGATGGTGTCCGTGTATTTGTCCGCCACCGGACAAATCGAGAGACTGCCGCTGGAGGACTACGTCACCGGCGTTGTGGCGGCCGAAATGCCGTCCAGCTTTGAGCTTGAAGCGCTCAAAGCGCAGGCCGTCGCGGCCCGCACCTTCATCGTGCGCCGGCTGCTGGCCGGCGACCATAGCGGCGTTCCCGAAGGAGCCGCCGATGTGATGGATACGGTCGCCCATCAGGCCTACCTGTCATCGGCCGAGCTGGAACGCCGGTTCACGAAGGCTGGCCGGCCGGGCGACCTGGCCAAGCTCCGCCGCGCGACGGTGGAGACGCGCGGCGTCGTGATGACCTATCAGGGTGCGCCGATCACGGCATCCTTCTTCTCTTCCAGCGGAGGGTACACCGAGAACTCCGAGGATTACTGGAAGAATGCCGTTCCGTATTTGCGCAGCGTAGCGAGCCCCTGGGACCGCGAGGTGAACCCGCAGCTTGCGGCGACCGCCACCTTCAGCCCGGCGGAGCTGCGGGAGAAGCTGGGTGTGAACGGTCAACTGCAAGGTGCAAGCGAAGCCGCTATGGTAGAACAGGGCGCGGGGCTGAGACCGGTGCCGCTCGCGGCTGGGCAGGGAGACTCCGGAATGCCCGTTATAATGGTTCTGTCGGTGACCGCAGGACACCGGGTGAAAGAGATTTCGATAGACGGCAAGATCTTCACCGGCCGGGAGATCCGGGAGAAGCTCGGGCTCCGTTCCAGCCAGTTCACCTGGACGATCAAGAACGGGAACATTGCCATTACAACTTACGGCAGCGGCCACGGTGTCGGAATGAGCCAGTGGGGAGCTGACGGCATGGCCAAAGAAGGCGCCACGGCGACCCGGATTCTCAAACACTACTACAGCGGTATTTCGTTCGCGCAAGTCTCAACTCTTTTGAAAAAATAA